From the Bacteroidia bacterium genome, one window contains:
- a CDS encoding DUF1801 domain-containing protein has translation MQREANVIDEYIARFSPQIQEKLSEIRRIIREAAPDAKEKLSYQIPTFDLFGNLVHFAGYDHHIGFYPGSSGIARFRDEIAMYKNARGSVQFPLDRPLPAKLIRKIVLFRAEENRGKAGKPKSKRKR, from the coding sequence ATGCAGCGAGAAGCGAACGTCATTGACGAATATATCGCGCGCTTTTCGCCGCAGATTCAGGAAAAACTTTCCGAAATACGCCGCATCATCCGCGAGGCCGCGCCCGATGCGAAGGAGAAGCTTTCCTATCAGATCCCGACCTTCGACCTGTTCGGAAATCTCGTCCACTTCGCGGGCTACGACCATCATATCGGCTTCTACCCGGGCAGCAGCGGTATCGCCAGGTTCAGGGACGAAATCGCCATGTACAAAAACGCCAGGGGCTCGGTGCAATTTCCTCTCGACAGGCCCCTCCCCGCGAAGCTTATCCGCAAGATCGTGCTATTCCGGGCCGAGGAGAATCGAGGAAAAGCCGGAAAGCCAAAATCGAAGCGGAAAAGGTAA
- a CDS encoding VOC family protein produces MNNRIVHFEIHAADPDRARAFYQSVFGWDFPLWMEQPPYWGVMTAPDGSTEPGINGGLMARMGGDPMEGAAVNAYVCTVQVDDYDSIHEKIIAAGGTVALPKMALVGMAWQGYYKDTEGNIFGVHQADPEAR; encoded by the coding sequence ATGAATAACAGAATCGTGCATTTCGAAATCCATGCCGCCGATCCCGATCGGGCGCGCGCGTTTTACCAATCCGTTTTCGGCTGGGACTTCCCCTTGTGGATGGAGCAGCCGCCGTACTGGGGCGTGATGACGGCACCGGATGGCAGCACGGAGCCGGGCATCAACGGCGGATTGATGGCGCGCATGGGCGGCGATCCGATGGAAGGCGCAGCGGTCAACGCCTACGTCTGCACCGTACAAGTGGATGACTACGACAGCATTCACGAAAAAATCATAGCCGCAGGTGGAACCGTGGCGTTGCCCAAGATGGCGCTGGTCGGCATGGCCTGGCAGGGTTATTACAAAGATACCGAAGGGAATATCTTCGGCGTGCATCAGGCGGATCCGGAGGCGCGGTAG